From the genome of Brassica oleracea var. oleracea cultivar TO1000 chromosome C4, BOL, whole genome shotgun sequence:
ATTAAACTGAATATTGTAGGGCTTTACCCCGAAAGGAGCCCTTCCAGAAATTCTCGAAGGCCCAAGACAAGCTTAGGCCCAGGAGGGGGTTTGGAAATAGTTTTCAACCAGCAATAGACGCGCCTCGGTTAGTACCTCATTAGCTGCGTCATTGCCCCAAGCGCAAAGATAATTACTAAAAGACAGAAGGCCCTTTTTTTATACGGAAGCGAAACAAATCAGCTTGACATTAAGTTCCGATGTGGGATGTTTCTCTTTTACACACCGTGCCGTTTGCGAATTATTTTATTATTTGAACAACTTGCTGGTCTCTTGCGAGCTTGAAACGTCATAAAAGAACGATCTCCCCATCACCCAAATCCTCCAAACCCCCCAAAAATCAAGCTCTTATGATTAAACCGGTTTTTGGTTTACATGTGAAATAAAATTCGTCAATTTACTTCGCAAATCCAAGTAGTGTGCTTACCAGTATTTCAAATGATTTCACGAATTGTAAACACGATTCTATGATTAGGTCCCAAAAAAGCAAACCAAAATGCTTATGAATTTAATATAACCGGATTAAACCGGTTTCTGGTTTTCTTTATAAACCTAAAGGTTGCATAAAATTGGATAGTGTACTTCAACAGTTCAACTAAGAGTATGTTTACCAAAGTTCAACATTTGAAAATACTGTATTTTCAAGCAGTGTAAACAAGATTTAAACCAAAAAGCTGAAGATTTACTTTATCAGAAAGCTTTGGCTCTAACCGGAGTAAACCAACCGGGTCTCTTATCTTAACAAGTACAACAAGCATATGCTTAACAGAATGTATAAAAGGAAAGTATTTTTCTGAACTCTGAAGAATGTAAAACAAGGTTTAAGATAATAAGATGAAGAAGACCAAGAAGAAACCAAAAGCTGGTGATTTACATATTTGATTGATTCTCGACAAATAAACAACATCAAGAAACCAAACACACAAAGCCTGTCTCCTCCTCTGCACCGATGAGATAGATGAACTCGTTGGCTGTCTGCTGTTTATTTAGCGGTTCTGGAGTGCTTAATGAGCCAATCAATTACTGCATCGATGTTTATTGAGTCCTTACACGAGATCATGTAACAACAAACCTCTCTGTCTGCTACGGAATCAAGCCCCCTGCATCAAAACAAACCAGAGTCATCCTCAAAGTCAGACCGGTCTCGAAAGAGTTGTTCCCAGTAAAAACTTACAGTTGATCAACCAAAGCTGGCTTGGAGAGAGCTTCAGACTTATCAATCTTGTTGCCTAGGATCAAAAGAGGAATGCCGTTCAAGGACGATTTCGTTAAGAGATCATGCAACTCACTTCTTGATATGGGTACACTGTCTCGGTCTGCGGCATCAATCACATACCTGCAAATATTACCAACACAATACATCAAGATTTGTCTACCAAATAGTAAACTTCAAAGATATCGCAGAAGGACATAGTTACACAATGGCGGAAACTCCACGACAATAACGCTCCCACATGGTGCGGAACCTTCGTTGACCTCCAAGATCCCAAATCTTGATGGTAACGTTTCCTTTAGTGACTTTCCTCATGTTAAACCCCACTGTTGGTATCATATCTTCACTGTAACCTCCAGTCTTTGACCAAATCCAAAGGAAACAAGAACCCGTTTAATCTAATGTTTGAGAAAAAAAAAAACACTATCTATGGAGGATATGAATTTACTCACAGCGATGGCATTGACAAGAGAAGTCTTTCCAGCATTCTGAAGGCCAACGAGTGAGAGCTCCATCTCTTGTTTGAAGAACAAGCTGGCAAATATAACAACATCAAGCAAATACTGGTTTGTGTTGAAATTATAATTCAATACTAAAAGAGAAACTAAGGCACAAGAACATCTAAAGGAACAGTAGATTGGTTAATGAAAATCAACTCATACAATGTTTATGTAACAATAAAGGGTACACAACCCAAGAAAAGTTGTAAGATTTTGAAACAAAAGCAACACAGTTTCGTTGACTCTTTCTGAGGTAACTGATTAATTATAACTACACCAACTACTTCACTTAAACCAACTTGATTAACAAAAGAGATGATTTTTATACAAAATCTCAACACAAGGGGTACAGAGAGAAAGTATTACCTCCTGAGCCAGTTTAGAAGCGAATCCCATAGACCCATCCCCCAAAGAATCGATCTTTTCGACGATTAAACACTCGGATTATTATCTTACCCCTAGTTCGATTGTGTTGTTTCTGGGTAAAAATGAGAGAAGCAGAGCGAAGAAGAATCTGTGACCTTAAAGTAAATATATATATATATTTTGGCGGTTTGTGAAAAACGGTGTCTCTTCAGTCCCTGTCACGCTTTTGTTGCTGCCTTACATGTCACATATTCATCATTTTTCTTTGTTTTTTCTTTTCCCTTCGCACAATAATTCTCAAACCAGGAATCTAATGTAAAAAGCCGTTCTTACGACGGCCGAATATCAGCCGTTGGATGGATCGAATGTTTTGGTGAACATGACAGAGAATA
Proteins encoded in this window:
- the LOC106339470 gene encoding ADP-ribosylation factor-like protein 8B, giving the protein MGLWDSLLNWLRSLFFKQEMELSLVGLQNAGKTSLVNAIATGGYSEDMIPTVGFNMRKVTKGNVTIKIWDLGGQRRFRTMWERYCRGVSAIVYVIDAADRDSVPISRSELHDLLTKSSLNGIPLLILGNKIDKSEALSKPALVDQLGLDSVADREVCCYMISCKDSINIDAVIDWLIKHSRTAK